The DNA region TTGTTGACCCGCCTTATGACTTGAGCAGGGAAGTGGGCCAGAAATCGCGGCTGGCGGGGCTTTTGGAGATTTTGCCACAGCAGATAACCGAAGACGGGCTGGTTGTTGTGCGGACAGAAAAAAATGTTAAAGTTCTCGACAGTTACGGTGCTTTGAAGATAATAGATAACAGAGTATGGGGAAAAATGAGTGTGAATTTTTTTGCGTTGAAAAATGACGAACAAACAGGCGGCAATACAGATAATTCGCAGCCTTCGTAAGGAAGGTTTTCAGGCTCTGCTGGCGGGCGGTTGCGTACGTGATACGCTGCTGGGCAGAGAGCCGAAAGATTATGATATCGCGACAGATGCGCGGCCGGAGCAAATCTGTAAAATTTTCCGCAGGACAATTCGTGTCGGCACAAAGTTCGGCGTGATTATTGTAATGATGGAAGGCCATCAAATCGAAGTCGCGACGTTCAGGGCAGATACTGGGTATAGTGATGGAAGACGGCCTGATAATATTAGTTTCACTTCGGCTGAAAATGACGCACTGCGAAGGGATTTTACAATCAATGGCATGTTTTTTGACCCGATTAAAAACGAGGTTTTGGATTTTGTCGGCGGACAGAAAGATTTAAAGAAAAAAACTATCCGCACAATCGGCAAGGCTGATGAAAGATTCAGCGAAGATTATCTGCGAATGCTGCGGGCTGTACGGTTCGCAGGACAGTTGGATTTTAAAATTGAGAAAAGCACGTTGGCGGCGATTAAACGATATCACTCACTGATTACAAAAATCAGCGGTGAGAGAATAGCGATGGAGTTGGAATCGCTGATGGCTGCGACCAAGCGAATAAAGGGATTGAAACTTTTTATAGAGACCGGCCTTGCGAAGGAGATTTTTCCGGTTTTAAACGATAAAATAAATTTCGGAATGAAAGTTTTTAAATATTTGCCGAAAGAAATGACATTTGAACTTGCTGTTGCGGGAATGTTCTCCGGCTGCGAAAGTGCCGAGGCGATGGAGAGTCTTGAAGTTTTAAAACTTAGCACGAGTAAATTGAAACACATTGATTTTCTGCTGATCAAAAGAGATTTTCTGAATAATGAATTGTCGCTTGCTGAACTTAAGACGATTGTGTCGCAGCCGTATTATGCGGATTTGTATGTTTTTCAAACAGCGGTATTGAAGGCAGAACGAAAAGGCCTTGCGAAATTGAACGTAATTGCCAAAAGGGCGAAATTGCTTGCGGGCAGGGATTTACAGCCGAAACCTTTGCTGAATGGCCACGAGCTTATGGCTCTGGGCGCAAAGGCTGGGCCGCAGATAGGGCAGATCAGCAAGGAACTTTATGTTGAGCAGTTATCGGAAGATATTGCTACTAAAGAGGATGCGAAACGGTGGGTCGAAAATTGGATAAAAAACCACAAGAGTTGAGCTTGCAATAATTTGTGAATGTGTTATTATATTTCCAGACGGGGCCATAGCTCAGTTGGGAGAGCGCTTGCATGGCATGCAAGAGGCCGCAGGTTCGATTCCTGTTGGCTCCATTGTTGTAAGTTACGCTGAATTCGGTGCTTACGAATACTCGCATTCACGCGATGCGGTTGTAACTCTTATCAAAAAAGCAGTCAATTACTCTTTTGAAAGGAGCGACCGCATCTCGATTGACAGTACGAATCTGCCTGCAAGCGGTCCTT from Planctomycetaceae bacterium includes:
- a CDS encoding CCA tRNA nucleotidyltransferase; the protein is MTNKQAAIQIIRSLRKEGFQALLAGGCVRDTLLGREPKDYDIATDARPEQICKIFRRTIRVGTKFGVIIVMMEGHQIEVATFRADTGYSDGRRPDNISFTSAENDALRRDFTINGMFFDPIKNEVLDFVGGQKDLKKKTIRTIGKADERFSEDYLRMLRAVRFAGQLDFKIEKSTLAAIKRYHSLITKISGERIAMELESLMAATKRIKGLKLFIETGLAKEIFPVLNDKINFGMKVFKYLPKEMTFELAVAGMFSGCESAEAMESLEVLKLSTSKLKHIDFLLIKRDFLNNELSLAELKTIVSQPYYADLYVFQTAVLKAERKGLAKLNVIAKRAKLLAGRDLQPKPLLNGHELMALGAKAGPQIGQISKELYVEQLSEDIATKEDAKRWVENWIKNHKS